Genomic window (Daucus carota subsp. sativus chromosome 5, DH1 v3.0, whole genome shotgun sequence):
ccactactttcctccattatcttaaatctattattaaatattaataagtcccaccactttacctacttttcatctaattttgctcattttttatacattgtcttggtctctgTGTCCCTCTCTAATGTAAAGAGAATTGAGGGGAACGGAGAGAGAATCAGGAAATTATTCAAATACATAAGAACTTCTCGTTTACAAGTGACCTCTAAATTAAATTACGGTTTttttatggtgtgcccatgggcacacaataagcactaactcttatgagtttggtgcatttttattggtcacctaatcataaataaagatgacccccctgcatttacatcaaatccaccaatcaaaaaccATCAATTTTagtgggcacacactagacaaacccattaAATTAAACCAAGCGGAGCCAAAAGTTACGACGTCAGCAGTTAAGTATGGCCTGCAACGTGACAGATTGAGATATTTATCTTCTGCTCGTTTTAGTTTGTTTAGAGGACGAACGTCATGAACCTATACCGCCATCTAGAAGATTGATTTATttagtaataataattttgGACCACGTGTATAGAGTAacagttttatattttaaaacaattttagaaacctagattgtaaataaaatttcattctAGAAAGCACTGTTTTGAatagaatttattttattaacaaaatCGGACATCCGATtagtttattaataataaaactggATTTCAGATTTTTCCGATCATCAAAAATTAACTCAGGTTTCGTTTCCGGTTTAATCGGAATCCGAAATTCGATATTCATTCTAACCGGATCAAATAACCGGATTATCCGGATTCAAATTAgttacatataattaaatttaatttataaactatTCTTCaacttaatttataaataataatccgGTTTCGAATACAAATCTAAATTTATATGCATATATGGGGAAAAATTCTGATTGGATATCCTATACGAattttaagataaaatatataaattttctgaattttttaaattgaatattgaAAATTCGGATCTCTATATTAAATGCTTCCGACAAACTTGAAAAAACAGTTTGAAGGAGGGATGttaaaactactccctccgtttcaaattacatgtccactttcaaaaaattacatagtttaaaaaaagtggattttgtgaaaaaaaagatgtgttaagtcattaattgaacctaatatgtggtgtatagttgatcttggaaatataaatttgaaatatgtgaaggagagttgattttggaaatataaatttacattgaaagttgaagtggacaagtattttgaaacaattttttttttctaaagtggacatgtattttgaaacggagagagtattttTTCCGATTCTTCTCTTCTTTCCGTATTTGGTCACGGATTGTTGCTCGgagtttaaatagaaaatttccCGCatgttcaaatataaatatttataatgaagACCTAGCTTATGAATTATAAGCAAAGATAtgttctaaaataaatttaattttagaagttgaagttcactttttttttttttaaacagaaGTTGAAGTTTCACTTATTTATATAGTTGTTAAAATTTAAGTGCATAAAACCAAAGTGAtatcaaattttcatttataaataacaaataatctCATTATTAAATCAAACAATCCAATAGTTTAGATCTTCTCCAAAAGTTCATCCGATTGTAAAAACAATCAAACACCATTACTCAGAGAAGGAATATACAAAATAGAAAGAATATATCAGAAAGAATTTTGACatatcagagcatctccaaccatacaaacctcttagctaaaaagtgagttggcattctaaatataaaaaatttaatcaatttatttaaaaattcatacTCCAATCACGTGAGCctgttgtttataattttagccaacctcatatggatgactatatttgtcgaacatctacaggtctgtaagaaatctgtaggatgattgcacatcatttattaccatattaaactgatatattccattttaacaaactaaaatattaataatattttatttttaaattataaccaaccaatatagtaaataccattgaagtacaatgtcttaccggttcagcaaattttacataatgtcttaccaGTTCAATTTAGCTAACAATTATAACCAAGGCCgttagagatgctcttactcCCCCAGAATCATTACACTTGAAGAGAGTGACCGCTTTGTCTTGCAGGCTTTTGTTGTGCCCAAAAATGACAAAATTAATACGATTTTTCTATGGtttgcccatgagcacacattaagcaccaaaatttatgaaattggagggtttctattggcttaccatctttaataatggtggaccctctgcagttacaacaaccacaccaatcaaaaccctccatttttattaatattagtgcttagcatgtgcccatgggcacacgcTAACCAAACCGAAATTAATATTGGTCCTCAATGAATTCATATGTTAGGAACATGTAATGATGAAACCGTAATTACAACTCCGTTTTCATTTTGAAAGGTCGACACCAGCAGCTTGTGTGGCTAGCTTTTAACCTGAGTTTAAAGTTGTCttcattttctaaaaattagtcATAAAATGATAAGATACCAtttctaattaatttatttcgttttaacatattaatatgattaaaattaatttcttcaattttattattattcctatatttttgaaatttacttTTAGGAAGAgattaaaaattacattaaaaatattaatatacatataaaataataatatttttagggtcTATCTAGTGGTACTCTGGTCACATGATAAGCACTAAAATCAATGAATTTGTATGCTTTTGATGATGTGGTTGTCGTAAATGCGAGGTCCATCATTAATCCAATCAAAACAGatgaatttatcaaattttatcctTGATTTGTGCCATGAACACgtcatagaaaaaccgatatttTTATTACGACACTAACCACAACTAAGTTTTTATCTTGTCACACTCAATTTACAACTTGATCGAGACCATGGAGCCGCAGTGAATTGTTGTTTGCTATATTATACACATGACAATTAATCATGAACCGTGGTTTTCCATAAAAATATCTTTGTGACTAATAAATTTAGACAAACATATAACAAGTTGACTAAGACGGGACAGACGTGACATTATTTGGTTTTGTGAAAGATATAACTATTacaagataattaaataaactcCAAAGAGCATATAATGCATGCATCTAGTGTCTTTTGTTCCAAATAAATTGGTCTCCAAAGTCGCAAAACAACATTAGAAATGACTAATGGATGGGCGGCTTTAAATCTGCAAAATCGATTACTTGTAATTTAGATTTTACCCTTTGTCTGGAAATACCAATGTGCTTATAAATCTAATATACTGAAGTCGCCCCTTCTAGATAAAcatatcacaattaatataagtTGATATGCATACAATTTTTCTGgggaaaaaaaatacaatttaagGGTTTTcttgtataataatttatattatatatactatataatttGGCGTTGTGAAGGTTAAAAGTCAGAAATCAGCTACTCGGTAATTCAAAATTTGTtggagatttttttaataaatcacgaACTTTTAATCTAACGAGTGTAATCGGTATATATTGATAAAATACTTTTCAGATATTAATAaggtttttttaataaattgcaTATGTTAGAGCTATTTTAATGTAATTAGGTGGCTCTGTTTAGTTTTGttaaattattgataaaattaatatatattttttaacaaataaaattaataattcggTGTCAATATTATGAGATATAATCtaagaaagaaatatttttattgatcaaatttttttttgtaaaatgtgattttttttcttaaaaaaataattaattgagaTATGGAGCAAGATTAGGGGTAGCagtttcgggtaacgggtcgtgttcgtgtcagtaatcgggtcgatttcgagtcgatttcgggtcaagttaaaataacttaaaattgaataaaactgaaaattaaagTTATTAGAAACGAAATTTTAAGGTCATgtcgggtccatttcgtgtcAAACGGGTGATTTTCGGATGACTTTCGggtttgtctcagtaaatcgggttgcgAGTTCGAGTCGGGTtcaggtcgggttcgggtcatGTGTGATATTGCCTGCCCTAAGCAAGATCAAAGACAAAGAGGGTCTTAGAACCGAAACTCAGGGCTTAACTTTGATCCCGGATTATCACGAACGAACCTCGATCAGAATGGGAACACCTCAATATCTTGATCTAACAACTTTTATTTCAAAGATTATGATTATTGGATCTTCTATCATAGACTTATTACTTATAACTAAGGTCCTTTTAGTTGAAATATACACATCTGCCCGGGTAAATTGTCGCACATGAAAAGTGCACAGCAGCAGCCACTTTATTGAATTTAAGCTCCCTCTCTGCTCTCGCTtttgcttttaaaaaaaattaactaatttttgaccaacctCCCTGGGAAAATGGCTATTTTTCTCGTTAATTAACAAAGAAGCTCAATTTATAATgaactaaaatttatttaataaaaataaaattttggtaTATAGTTTTGGTTTGATCCAGAAGCAAAGTATGGAAAAAGCATGAACCACGCGTAATAATCTAAGGTATAATACAAGATAAAAGCATGAATGTTAATAGAGAGCTGACAAAGCTTATTACGCATGCAACATCTTTAATAACTGATCAAAATTTTACTCATGTTTGTGATTTGTCATCACCTTTAGACCTGAACTTGTTTACGCTGTTTCCAATTTTAAGATGAAAAATGTCTGATTGTGTGATAAGTCAGAAGTCAGcttaaattcagaaaaaaacTAGAAGCcgacttaaagtcagaaattagtttgagatatttttttcagtgacttagtgttttttaacctttttttataaaaattatctataagttataagttacttataaaacacttttttttattattatatttttaataaaccaTAAGCCATtattaagtcaaaattatccaaacaaatattttaaactcccaACTTATCAAATAAATTACGTTATGTCATAAGTCATTATCTTAGTCAAACGGGCTCATAACTACCTCTGTCCAATTCTAACCGAAgtaaatttataaacatatgTTTGTAACCTTTGTTACCTCCAAACAATGAGCCACAACTACATGTTCAGAAAAGTAATAAAAGGCGGCTAATTCAACTCTTTCCACAGTCAATAACTTTGGCTCTCTTCTGTTGCTTCTGTCCATTCATTCCTATATTATACCTTGTCTTAGTTCCCCAACTTTTCGTCGTGTCTTTGCTCTGGTTTTTTTCATTATGGGAGAAACTGAGGTGATTCTGCCTAGCCAAAGCATGATCGATTTCGAGTTCACTAACGTATCTAATTCCCCAGGGTTTACGGCTCCTTCGTCACCTGCGCGCATAGGGGACTATTATTTTAGTGCTCCAACGAGTCCGAGGCATTTATCGCAGTTTTATTCGGAGCTCGATGAGTTCTTGATGAATAATAGCGTTgataatgatgttataagaaGAAACAGTGTTTCCTCAGCCATGCCAGGAGTGGCTAAATCAGGATTTACGAAGAGCGATGTGTTTGAAGATGATTTTGCGTTCGATGTCAGCCTGGAAATGGACGCGGCCTCGCTGACAGCTGATGTGCTTTTCGATGGAGGTAAAATTAAGCCGCAGGAGGTCAACAAAAATTCGGATATTTTACGAGACGAGGAGATGATCAGGGGAAGGGAGAGATCCGTTTCTTCTTTGTCCTCGTCGCAGTCACGCCATAGAGTTACCAGATCACTTTCTCCTATGCGTGTTTCTGAGTATCCGTGGGAAGAAGAATTTAAGCACCAGCAACAACAGCAGCAACGGAAGAATTTTAACCAGCTAAATTCAAAACAACCATCTTCGAAACCAAACCTGACATCTTCTGTTTCGGCTCTGTCTTCCACTTCTTCGAAAGGCCACAAGAAGTGGAAATTAAAGGACTTTTTCTTGTTCCGAAGTGCATCAGAAGGGAGAGCAACAGACAAGGCCGATCCATTAAAGAAATACGCTTCTTTATTCAGAAAACAAGAAGATGTCAGGAGCTCGAGCTTCAGGTCGATACATCATGATCAGGGAAATTCTATCAGCtcgaaaagaaaaggaaagggTCCGGTCTCGGCTCATGAGCTGCATTACACAATAAACCGCGCGGTATCAGAGGATTTGAAGAAGAAAACCTTCTTGCCATACAAACAAGGCATTCTTGGCCGTCTGTCTTTCAATCCTGCTGTCCATGCTATTGCCAATGGCTTCGGATTTTCGCGTAAATGACTTGTTCATTGTCTCCAATAAATGTCATTTTTCTTATGTATATTATGTTCGGTTTTTTTGTTGAGTGCTCAGAAACAGCATAAGTTCAAGCTGATCATCTGTACTCTTAGTCTTACATTAAAATCACAGGTTTCATTTTGATGCAATCTGCATATGTAGCTAAAGCAGCTGGTTCAAGATCTATGGCAGAATCATATGGTATATTTCATGTAGTACTCAGATTTTTCTGTTGGAAGTTGGAACCATTCATCTACAAACAAATCCATTAGTGTTTGATCGAGTTTCTAAGCGGTGACGGAACctgaattgaaaataataattttttatttattattatctaaaatcagcatgttcttctcaaaaaatttagattttaaaagataatatataataaaaaaaattacttgttttttttattaaatcggGATTTCATATATTAGTCTCTCCCGATTCCGCCACGATCACTTCCGGAGATTCTAAGCAACACATGCAGGCAGCATTAGATCCAAGTTAGGATTTAATTTGAGCACAAGAAAATCAACCTCGCGTAGTCCATTGTTGACTAATGGGCACGCCACGTCAGTTATGTGTGAAGTCGGATAACTGTGCAACACTGACATTTGTCGCATACAAGCCCAGCTAGTACATGAGTTGAATTTATTTACATTCTTACGAATACATGCACGCAGATACGTATGAATGCAAGTGGTTTAattcttattttaatttctagTTGTTTGTCAATAGTTTAAGTCGATGTCAGCATCTAGATTTCTAGTGCCGAGCAAACTAATCTTGACAAATCGTTTAAAGTTAAATTAGGTTGAATAAAACAGAAAaaccaataaaaaattaattctcAGGCAACTTGGGAAGTTTGGGGCTTCCACTTACCGGCCATATCAACTCgatttttataacttttttattGGAAGCAAATACAGGCTCGCCGCCTCACATGTCCGTTGGggaatatttattatcaaaAGTTCAAAACTAAAGAAATTTAGTTCTAAATCTGAAATCATTTTATTcgcatataaattaatttttgatatttgggATCCGAGTCTAATCTGATATGTGTTAATATCATATTTCTCTTTAGGTGatagggagggggagagagatcCTAGCTAGTAGTTTATTATCCATTAacactataatttttattttaactatttaaataatcatataaaaattatatgattatgaattaaaaacttttatatatatatatatatatatatatatatatatatatataatttattcaatATACACGATGATGATTAATGTATGATCATAATGaacaaatcatattttttgaaaatttagaattaaataaaatattaaaattttataaaaggaaTGACAATTAATTCACTTATAATCGTAATGATAGAAAGAGATAATCTACGTATGAGTTCAAATTGAATACGAATCATGTTGGGTATTCgagtaaaattattttataaaataatatgagatttatTCTGAGCGGGTACATAAATATTCATATCCGGATCATATTTTATCATCTTCAATTTTTCCGTCAAAtctaaattatttcaaaatgaacacgaaacatttttcatattttcgaGTCAGCAAGAGATACCGGATGGTCCGGATTGATTTTGGCCTTAGATTCAATGTCCACAAATTTTACCATTAATATTGGTGATCAGTCGTGATCTGGGAACATGCCAATCTTTTGAGGTATTGGTGGTGGTTAGCCACTTAAATGTTGCAGAGTCTCTGCagatgtttttattattacCAACGATCTGTTCCTTTAACATTAGGAGCTTTGGGTAGGTGAGAATTGAAGATGTAAATTCTTCGAAACATTAAGTATTAGATCTTCCAAGAGACAAGTGCATGAGCTAGGTTTATTCATAAAGTGATTGATCACAAGGGTGTCTCTGGTACAATTTGTCTAGATCCTAAGCCGTACTTGCTAATTTTAATACTCCTACGTATCAAACAGAGAACTGGGGAAAAAACTCAGCTTACTAGATTCAACTATGATTATCTGACATTAGCTGGATAAGCATACAGGATATACTGTTGAACGATACAAGATTTTGTTAGCCTTCCTCTAATACCTTACGGTTTTAGTAGCTGGTTACTTAACGGTAACAGTCAGTGCAGTACTTAATCGAAATTACAATTATTTACGTAGCAGATATGCATGGATTCAAGTCTATTAGCGAGCAGGGAAACAGAATGGCTAGAGGTGTTGGTCCAGATCAGTAAGGCATATTGCTGGTTAACTCATAAGTAGTGCAAAAATTAAGAAGAGAAGGGCAGAATGCTTCCATGTTGGTCCAGATCAGTACAGCATATTGCTGGTTAACTCATAAGTAGTGCAAAAATTAAGAAGAGAAGGGCAGAATGCTTCCATAGACAGGACTAATTTTTTGTAGAATGAATCATGAATGAGAAGTAGTAGCAATATATTATAGTATGGAAGTGGCTGAAAATATAACTGTAACCTGATGACAGAACCAAATTACAGAATTTACGTATGAGAGTTGAGACAGATGAATGAAAAAAGCGATAAGGACAGGGTCCAGGTAATGATTTAGGTGGTATATATCAAGCTAATGGTCCATTTCTACGAATTGCAGCTACTTAGGTGGTCATACTGACATTATACATCTCCAGGCTCCAGAGTCCAGCCAGTTTTCTACTTCGTCGATCATATTCTTTTAAGTACATCACGAATGATGTGCCTGTATAAGTAGTCCTAAGATGGTGCTACAGCAGTTGAGGACTATTCCATTTTTAAATGCTCGATCTTTCATCATAAATCTGCATTGGCACTTCTGCAGCAACAAACTTATAACTTCCAAAACAGTGGGGAAAAAAAGAGCGAGCAAATGTCATCAGTTCTAGGTCTTTCTAATTGAAACGCAAAGCTTCAATGAATTTGGATccatgttttaaaaaaatttactggTTGTTTTTTTAACACTTGCAGTGCCATTCAACATGTTTCAGTTTTGATTAGTGGgcttaaaaatatatagctgACAATATGTCTGACATTGGACTTGGTCCGGCCTCTCGGCCTAATCATTTATTCATAGCAGATCCACAGGGCCATTTGAAATCAAGTTCCAAAGCTAACATTGATTTAACAAacaacaagaaaagaaaagaacatCATATTTAAGCATTTATGAAAGCAGCCAAGCCCTTGAACAGGTATATAGCATTTTCGCAATCAGGATTGAATATGTGAAAGACATGATCCTCCCCTTTTACATCAATCAGCTCCGCCTTCCCTTTCCACTCGCTCTTCTTTAATGACTCGTAGAACAGCACCCCTCTGTCCCTCAAGATATCCTTCTCCGAAACAGAAACAAGAATCTTAGCACATTCCAACTGTTCCAAGGGCGGTGCTCCAGCTGCCAGAGGGTTCACCAAGGGATCATCATTGCCTTTATCCGAGGGGCAAACAAATGCCCACCACTTGTCCACCAGAGCCTTCAGAAAAGGGTTAGTCACTTCTGCTCCAATGGGCTCATTGCCCCAGAAGTAGGGGTTGATCAGAATTATCCCAGCAAGCTTCATCATCAGCTTCTCAGTCTTGTTCCGAATCACCAGCTGGTACGCAATACTTGCTCCAGCACTGTCTCCAGCCAAGAAAACTCTGTTGAAGTCAACATTGTCAAGAAGCCAGGGCTCTGATCCAGCACCAGAGGAAGTGTGCAAAGCAGCCCATTTGAGAACGTCCCACGAGTCATCAAACGCCACAGGAAGTGGATGTTCAGGAGCTTTTCTGTAATCCACTGACACAAGCACAACTTTTGCTTCAGCAACTAGCTTATTTACACAATTGTGGTAGGTTGGATCCCAAGGCGATGAAATCAAATAAGCCCCGCCATGAAAATAGAGAACTAAAGGCAGTTTTTGACCTTTGGGAATGACATTAGGCCTGTGTAACCTCGCAGAGACGCCTGTTTCCTGGACAATTACAACATCTTTGGACAAAACGTCAGTTTGAGAATCGAGTCCTGGAGCACATACTCCACATCCTGAAAGCCTCTCAATCTTTCCGTCTTTGTACACTCGAAGCCATGGTGGAAGGTCATGAACAACCTCTGATTCGCTAGAAACCTCCGTTGGAAATGCCTTATCCATTTAGTTAGTTCTGTATAGAAACGAGAGATGTGGAATTTGTTGCAGATGGGAATCAAATGAACATATAATTGAGAATGTATTATTGTCTTAGTTTTGTCTCGAATAAGCTGTCATATGCAGTACCAATATACTAAGCGGCCATGCTGGACAAATTCTAAATCTTTTTAAATTCCATGTTGAGCTCGTTTGTAATTTACTATACTCCGGCGGACATGTCGAATctacaaataaataaagagttcTGGATCTTTCATACAATTCCTTTGGTCAACTATGCTGCCTGTTCTTGTAAATTCCTTCAGAGGTAAATGATCATAGATCAGTAATACTATTGCAAGATCAGTAGCATAGTAACTGATGAGCATACAACtcaagtcacgttaagtcatagtAATTCACAATTTTAAGCTCAACCAAACGGCCTCTAAAAGGCACAAGGATTTAACAAGAACACACAATATTCTACCATGCACCAGTGGTTATCAGAACTTTAGTAGAGCTCATACATAATTAGAAAAGTTAAATAGACGACTTGTTTTCTCAACAATATTGGTGCTTATTAGAAATCCACAGGTCTGTAACACTTATGTGTGGCTTTATAGCGCTTAGATTATGAATACGAGTTGAGTTCAATGGAGACCGACATTAAGTTAGAGATTCGGAGACCCTATATATAAGATTTCCAGAATACGAAAAATATATGGGCTAACTGTCTTATTATCCAGATATCTGACATCTGGGCCTTATTCTGACCTGTAAACCACAAAATTCGAAAAAGATTTGGGCTTGATAGTAATGAGGTGCTCCTTAATATCCAACTCTTTTGTTGTTTACTGAATCAAATTATTGAACAGAGTCCAAGTAATGGCAGCTCCTAATCAAACCAACACATCATAGTCACAATAATTAAAGCAAACACTCAATCCATAGCTGCAATGGAGCAATCATATGATCACACAGTGTAAATGTATGCAAGCAATTATACCACATGTGGTTGTGGTCCTAAGATGCAAAGTGTTTCCATAGGTGGATCGATGTCTAGGTCCCAATGTCGATCATAGCCCGGGGGCCTCGCGTCTGATTAGCTAGTTGGTTGTAACTTGTAATGTCGTCCAAACCTTTCGTATAATTAGCCTTACATTGACGATTTTTAGTACTGGGGAACAGTTTAATGATTAGAGGTTGTTTAAAGCGAGTTTGGTCATTCGGATTGTGCTTT
Coding sequences:
- the LOC108220409 gene encoding uncharacterized protein LOC108220409 yields the protein MGETEVILPSQSMIDFEFTNVSNSPGFTAPSSPARIGDYYFSAPTSPRHLSQFYSELDEFLMNNSVDNDVIRRNSVSSAMPGVAKSGFTKSDVFEDDFAFDVSLEMDAASLTADVLFDGGKIKPQEVNKNSDILRDEEMIRGRERSVSSLSSSQSRHRVTRSLSPMRVSEYPWEEEFKHQQQQQQRKNFNQLNSKQPSSKPNLTSSVSALSSTSSKGHKKWKLKDFFLFRSASEGRATDKADPLKKYASLFRKQEDVRSSSFRSIHHDQGNSISSKRKGKGPVSAHELHYTINRAVSEDLKKKTFLPYKQGILGRLSFNPAVHAIANGFGFSRK
- the LOC108220734 gene encoding probable carboxylesterase 2, which produces MDKAFPTEVSSESEVVHDLPPWLRVYKDGKIERLSGCGVCAPGLDSQTDVLSKDVVIVQETGVSARLHRPNVIPKGQKLPLVLYFHGGAYLISSPWDPTYHNCVNKLVAEAKVVLVSVDYRKAPEHPLPVAFDDSWDVLKWAALHTSSGAGSEPWLLDNVDFNRVFLAGDSAGASIAYQLVIRNKTEKLMMKLAGIILINPYFWGNEPIGAEVTNPFLKALVDKWWAFVCPSDKGNDDPLVNPLAAGAPPLEQLECAKILVSVSEKDILRDRGVLFYESLKKSEWKGKAELIDVKGEDHVFHIFNPDCENAIYLFKGLAAFINA